The following coding sequences lie in one Hydrogenophaga sp. PBL-H3 genomic window:
- a CDS encoding Dabb family protein has translation MLHHIVMWKIKDLGAEGNKAANIAQAKALLDACAHLVPGIERFDVATAQPGLEGTYDLVLNSSFTDRAALAAYQTHPSHVALKPFMRKVVLERQCMDFET, from the coding sequence ATGCTGCACCACATCGTGATGTGGAAGATCAAGGACCTGGGCGCCGAGGGCAACAAGGCCGCCAACATCGCCCAGGCCAAGGCCTTGCTCGATGCCTGTGCCCACCTGGTGCCCGGCATCGAGCGCTTTGACGTGGCCACGGCCCAGCCCGGCCTGGAGGGCACCTACGACCTGGTGCTCAACAGCAGCTTCACCGACCGCGCAGCGCTCGCGGCCTATCAGACACACCCTTCGCATGTGGCGCTGAAGCCTTTCATGAGAAAAGTGGTTCTCGAACGTCAGTGCATGGACTTCGAGACCTGA